From Paenibacillus sp. GP183, one genomic window encodes:
- a CDS encoding ribonuclease H-like YkuK family protein, with amino-acid sequence MKKRPYLTMIHDLEFRNTTEKGLSLEKVHERILHFMRLDPKAEYKFIIGTDCQVHTGHTKFITGVVIQRMGKGAWACYRQVIIPRTFSSIKEKLSTETSYSEEIALFFNEQRRSEMEDIVLPFVYQGASVEMFIHIDAGTDKLKNKTAMFVEEMVRRVESMGMVPIIKPDSYVASSYANRFSKKPYHPTEAGITLSNGIL; translated from the coding sequence ATGAAGAAGCGCCCCTATCTGACCATGATTCACGATCTGGAGTTTCGCAATACGACGGAGAAAGGACTCAGTCTTGAAAAGGTGCATGAGCGCATTCTCCATTTTATGCGGTTGGATCCTAAGGCTGAATACAAATTCATAATTGGAACAGATTGTCAGGTGCATACCGGGCATACGAAATTCATCACCGGAGTTGTCATTCAGCGCATGGGCAAGGGAGCATGGGCCTGCTACAGGCAAGTCATTATCCCCAGAACATTCAGCTCGATAAAAGAAAAATTATCTACAGAAACCTCGTACAGTGAAGAGATTGCCTTGTTTTTCAATGAACAGAGACGCTCTGAAATGGAAGACATCGTGCTGCCGTTTGTCTATCAAGGCGCCTCGGTTGAAATGTTTATTCACATTGATGCGGGTACAGATAAGCTGAAAAACAAGACGGCCATGTTCGTTGAGGAGATGGTGCGCAGAGTCGAATCCATGGGCATGGTACCTATTATCAAGCCGGATTCCTATGTCGCTTCTTCCTATGCCAACCGATTTTCGAAGAAGCCCTATCATCCGACAGAAGCCGGAATTACATTGTCGAACGGAATCTTATAA
- a CDS encoding ADP-heptose synthase — translation MARSFIMEAVMLAVHGQLLAPESPVEYIIPYTTILELYEMKDGSELIMPTPEDDAHVKNKIGELIAYFEDSFNKKKIEKALQMAWRKSPPLPINEYVTFTIIYAVENEEYGEVFDPIETELILTAIKEKSPLLTDQLDFLDKLIDAQIPIEVIDVEDFEFATEGDFLL, via the coding sequence ATGGCAAGAAGTTTTATAATGGAAGCAGTTATGCTAGCGGTTCATGGTCAGCTGCTTGCACCCGAAAGTCCCGTAGAGTATATCATTCCCTATACAACTATACTGGAATTATATGAAATGAAAGACGGTTCCGAATTGATTATGCCTACTCCGGAAGATGATGCACATGTCAAAAATAAAATTGGCGAGCTCATTGCGTATTTTGAGGATTCATTCAATAAGAAGAAGATTGAAAAAGCCTTGCAAATGGCTTGGCGAAAGAGTCCGCCGCTGCCGATCAACGAGTACGTAACCTTTACGATCATTTATGCGGTGGAGAACGAAGAGTATGGGGAGGTCTTTGACCCTATTGAAACAGAGCTGATTCTTACGGCAATCAAGGAAAAATCACCGCTTCTGACCGATCAATTGGATTTTCTCGATAAGCTGATTGACGCGCAAATTCCTATTGAAGTGATTGATGTGGAGGACTTTGAATTTGCGACTGAGGGAGATTTTTTATTGTGA
- a CDS encoding homocysteine synthase — MAEERKLQPETLAIHAGQVIDPTTRSRAVPIYQTTSYGFKDTDHAANLFALKEFGNIYSRIMNPTTDVFEQRIAALENAAAALGVASGQAAITYSILNIAQAGDEIVSSASLYGGTYNLFATTFPKLGIQVKFVDSSDPENFRKAITDKTKALYAETIGNPKGDVLDIEAAAKIAHENGIPLIVDNTFPSPYLLRPIDHGADIVVHSATKFIGGHGTTIGGVIVDGGRFDWKASGKFPGLTTPDASYGGVVYTEAVGPIAYIIKARVQLLRDLGAAISPFNSFQLLQGLETLHLRLERHSKNALEVAQYLEKHPDVEWVSYPGLESHPSYQLAKKYLPKGQGAILTFSIKGGIEAGKKLIHSVQLFSHLANVGDSKSLIIHPASTTHQQLNVQEQLNAGVTSGLIRLSVGTEAIEDILYDLEEAIKVSQQI; from the coding sequence ATGGCTGAAGAAAGAAAGCTGCAACCAGAAACATTGGCGATTCACGCAGGTCAAGTCATTGATCCAACAACACGATCGAGGGCTGTACCAATTTATCAAACAACCTCGTATGGCTTCAAGGATACAGACCATGCTGCCAATCTCTTCGCTTTGAAGGAATTTGGCAACATTTATTCAAGAATCATGAACCCAACCACTGATGTATTCGAACAACGGATAGCAGCACTAGAGAACGCGGCAGCTGCATTAGGCGTGGCATCCGGCCAAGCAGCCATTACTTACTCGATCTTGAATATTGCTCAAGCTGGCGATGAGATTGTTTCCTCTGCGAGCCTTTATGGCGGTACATATAATTTATTCGCAACCACCTTTCCCAAGCTAGGCATTCAAGTGAAATTCGTTGATTCAAGCGACCCAGAGAACTTCCGTAAAGCCATCACCGATAAAACAAAAGCTTTGTATGCTGAAACCATCGGCAATCCCAAAGGCGATGTACTGGATATCGAGGCTGCAGCAAAGATTGCTCATGAGAATGGCATCCCCCTCATTGTGGATAATACCTTTCCAAGTCCTTATCTGCTAAGGCCGATTGATCATGGTGCAGATATCGTCGTGCATTCCGCAACCAAATTCATTGGCGGACATGGGACTACAATTGGTGGAGTGATCGTTGATGGAGGGCGCTTTGATTGGAAAGCAAGCGGAAAGTTCCCAGGTTTAACCACACCTGATGCAAGCTATGGCGGTGTTGTCTATACAGAAGCTGTAGGCCCGATAGCTTATATTATTAAGGCTCGTGTGCAATTGCTGCGAGATTTGGGTGCAGCGATATCTCCATTCAATTCCTTCCAGCTTCTTCAAGGCCTTGAAACCCTGCACCTGAGATTGGAACGCCATAGTAAGAATGCTTTGGAAGTTGCTCAATATCTGGAGAAGCACCCGGATGTTGAATGGGTTAGTTATCCTGGCTTGGAAAGCCATCCTTCTTATCAGTTAGCAAAGAAATATTTGCCCAAAGGTCAAGGTGCTATCCTTACCTTCAGCATTAAAGGAGGCATTGAGGCGGGCAAGAAATTGATTCATTCCGTTCAATTATTCTCTCACTTGGCTAATGTTGGAGATTCCAAATCATTAATTATTCATCCCGCCAGTACAACACATCAACAATTAAACGTGCAAGAGCAGTTGAACGCAGGTGTGACTTCCGGACTTATTCGATTATCTGTTGGTACCGAGGCGATTGAGGATATTTTGTACGACTTGGAAGAAGCTATCAAAGTCAGCCAGCAGATTTAG
- the ssuE gene encoding NADPH-dependent FMN reductase, translating to MARVVIISGSPSASSRLEGVLQTVIKQLEIAGLKVQLLSVRDQSPEDLVYSNFNSPRIIQAVKDIEQADAVIVATPIYKASYTGVLKSFLDLLPQKGLQGKIVLPLAIGGTIAHLLAIDHALKPVLSALNSYHILAGVYVLDTQVVREENNFTLHPEIELRLQEAAKTFAQEVIWRSERVSAVSLQEEDVHAG from the coding sequence ATGGCACGTGTTGTCATTATTTCAGGAAGCCCGTCGGCTTCTTCTAGATTGGAAGGCGTACTGCAAACCGTAATCAAGCAATTGGAGATAGCAGGATTGAAGGTTCAATTGCTATCTGTCCGAGACCAATCTCCCGAGGATTTAGTGTACAGTAATTTCAACAGTCCGAGGATCATTCAGGCGGTAAAAGATATTGAGCAAGCTGATGCCGTAATCGTGGCTACTCCCATATACAAGGCTTCGTACACAGGAGTTTTGAAAAGCTTCCTTGATCTGCTTCCGCAAAAAGGGCTGCAAGGTAAAATTGTCCTGCCGCTAGCCATCGGAGGTACAATCGCACATTTATTAGCCATTGATCATGCATTGAAGCCCGTACTATCTGCGCTTAACTCCTACCATATTTTAGCTGGAGTCTATGTCCTGGACACTCAGGTCGTACGTGAAGAAAATAACTTTACACTGCATCCGGAAATCGAATTGAGACTTCAAGAGGCTGCGAAGACATTTGCTCAGGAAGTCATCTGGCGCTCTGAACGAGTATCCGCTGTTTCTCTTCAGGAAGAAGATGTCCATGCAGGATGA
- the mgrA gene encoding L-glyceraldehyde 3-phosphate reductase has product MVYQANQNRYADMTYNRTGRSGLKLPAISLGLWHNFGGVDQHENGRAMLLRAFDLGITHFDLANNYGPPGGSAEIMFGKVLKSDFAPYRDEMIISTKAGYYMWEGPYGEWGSRKYLISSLDQSLKRMGLDYVDIFYSHRPDPNTPLEETMAALDHVVRQGKALYVGISNYKAEDAKEAIKILNRLGTPLLIHQPSYSMFNRWIEDGLQDVLEEGGVGSIAFTPLAQGLLTNKYVSGIPADSRAAKPSGFLKVDQVTEDKIAKVNRLNEIAGKRNQSLAQMALAWVLRGGRVTSALIGASRVSQIEENIAALNNLEFSSDELKQIDEILK; this is encoded by the coding sequence ATGGTATATCAAGCGAATCAAAACCGTTATGCGGACATGACTTATAATCGGACAGGTCGATCAGGGCTTAAACTGCCGGCCATTTCACTCGGGCTCTGGCACAATTTCGGCGGTGTCGATCAACATGAGAATGGCAGAGCCATGCTGTTGAGAGCATTTGATTTGGGGATCACCCATTTTGATTTGGCGAATAATTATGGGCCTCCGGGGGGATCGGCGGAAATAATGTTCGGTAAGGTATTGAAATCGGATTTTGCTCCTTACCGCGATGAAATGATCATTTCCACAAAAGCCGGTTATTATATGTGGGAAGGCCCATATGGGGAATGGGGCTCCCGGAAATATTTGATTTCGAGCCTGGATCAAAGCTTGAAGCGCATGGGGCTTGACTATGTAGATATCTTCTATTCTCACCGTCCGGATCCCAACACTCCGCTTGAGGAGACCATGGCAGCACTCGATCATGTGGTACGGCAAGGTAAAGCTCTATATGTCGGAATTTCCAACTATAAAGCTGAAGATGCGAAAGAGGCGATCAAGATTCTGAATCGCTTAGGCACGCCGCTGCTTATTCACCAACCTTCATACAGCATGTTTAATCGCTGGATCGAAGATGGACTTCAGGATGTGTTAGAGGAAGGCGGAGTGGGAAGCATTGCATTCACTCCACTGGCGCAGGGTCTGCTGACGAACAAGTATGTGAGCGGCATTCCCGCTGACTCTCGCGCAGCGAAGCCAAGCGGGTTCCTGAAGGTGGATCAGGTTACGGAAGACAAGATTGCGAAGGTCAATCGCTTGAATGAAATCGCCGGTAAACGTAATCAAAGCTTGGCCCAAATGGCGCTGGCGTGGGTATTAAGAGGCGGCCGAGTAACGTCTGCATTAATTGGCGCTAGCCGTGTTTCGCAAATTGAAGAGAATATTGCAGCGCTTAATAATCTGGAGTTCAGCTCAGATGAGCTCAAGCAGATAGATGAAATCTTGAAGTAA
- the xerS gene encoding tyrosine recombinase XerS produces the protein MNIIKVKDRNELEKRIPSMPWYVEKFINYKLPDLSPSSLLEYTRDYDTFLSWMLAEGLSTADSIARVPLEDLENLHMDSVDGYKMFLSTRKEQANIKTTINRKLSSLRSLFHYLSQIAEDEHFYPLLKRNVMAKVEIKRSHKPKDSAAKLEGKLLQEQEIHEFIDYIQNGGYQQDVSSNKQAVYSFQLNKVRDTCIITLILNSGLRVSEVYNLNVDDIDLKKKLAYVYRKGKNDDTFKTPVYFRHEAIQALTDYVTMRQVMYKPQKKEKALFLAIANGKKEGERMTKRAIQEMVIKYAKRFGKPYLSVHKLRHSFATDYYLRNDLYKTQEQLGHASPETTQIYAHLTDKTMADAIDNRKES, from the coding sequence ATGAATATCATCAAAGTGAAAGATCGGAATGAGTTAGAGAAAAGGATCCCCTCCATGCCTTGGTATGTGGAGAAATTCATCAATTATAAGCTGCCGGATCTGTCCCCGTCCTCTCTTTTGGAATATACGCGAGATTATGATACCTTTCTATCCTGGATGCTGGCTGAAGGTCTCTCCACTGCGGATTCCATTGCCCGCGTTCCTCTTGAGGATCTGGAAAACCTGCATATGGACAGCGTTGATGGCTATAAAATGTTTCTCTCCACCCGTAAGGAGCAGGCCAATATCAAGACGACAATTAACCGTAAGCTCTCTTCCCTGCGATCTCTCTTTCACTATTTAAGCCAGATTGCCGAGGATGAACATTTTTATCCGCTGCTGAAACGCAATGTGATGGCCAAGGTGGAAATCAAGCGCTCGCATAAGCCGAAGGATTCGGCTGCCAAGCTGGAAGGGAAATTGCTGCAGGAGCAGGAAATCCATGAATTCATCGACTATATCCAAAATGGTGGGTATCAGCAGGACGTGTCGAGCAATAAACAGGCCGTCTATTCCTTTCAACTCAACAAAGTGCGCGATACATGCATCATAACCCTGATTCTCAACTCCGGGCTCCGTGTTTCTGAAGTGTATAACCTGAATGTGGATGACATCGATTTGAAAAAGAAGCTCGCTTACGTTTACCGTAAGGGGAAGAACGATGACACCTTCAAAACGCCGGTTTACTTTCGCCATGAAGCCATTCAGGCATTAACGGATTATGTCACCATGCGGCAAGTGATGTACAAACCGCAGAAAAAAGAAAAAGCCCTCTTTCTCGCCATTGCTAATGGCAAAAAAGAGGGAGAACGCATGACCAAACGGGCGATCCAGGAGATGGTGATCAAATATGCCAAGAGATTCGGCAAGCCCTACCTCTCCGTTCACAAATTACGGCATTCCTTCGCGACCGATTATTATCTGCGCAATGATTTGTACAAAACACAGGAGCAGCTTGGCCACGCCTCACCGGAAACGACACAGATCTATGCGCATCTAACCGATAAAACCATGGCCGACGCCATCGATAACCGCAAAGAATCCTGA